One genomic window of Desulfovibrio subterraneus includes the following:
- the amrB gene encoding AmmeMemoRadiSam system protein B, with amino-acid sequence MVHPSHTIRRPVVAGQFYTGDPVVLRQQIETFLAAGQRTEKERESAAPCGDAPTLLAMVPHAGYVYSGAVAGQTLGAARLAETVILLGPNHTGRGEAVAVWPGGEWLSPLGSVPVDSDFAACLVKSDPVFSLDTAAHLYEHSLEVILPFLQVARPDVKIVPIAIASPSPEVLARCGAALARCIQAHGAPVTMVVSTDMSHYVSHEEARRNDLLALAMIESLDPEGLYSTVREHGITMCGVLPMTAGLVACRLLGADRASITRYATSGEVSGDMDKVVGYAGALVHAPHAACAGA; translated from the coding sequence ATGGTGCACCCCTCGCACACCATCAGGCGTCCCGTTGTGGCGGGGCAATTCTACACGGGTGATCCCGTGGTTCTCCGGCAGCAGATAGAGACATTTCTGGCCGCGGGCCAGCGGACAGAGAAAGAACGGGAGAGTGCCGCCCCATGTGGCGATGCCCCAACCTTGCTCGCCATGGTTCCCCACGCGGGCTATGTCTATTCCGGTGCCGTGGCCGGCCAGACCCTCGGCGCGGCACGGCTGGCCGAAACGGTCATTCTGCTTGGTCCCAACCATACCGGCAGGGGTGAGGCTGTTGCCGTGTGGCCGGGCGGAGAATGGCTCAGTCCCCTCGGCAGTGTACCAGTGGATAGCGATTTCGCTGCCTGTCTCGTCAAATCCGATCCTGTGTTCTCTCTGGATACCGCCGCGCATCTGTATGAGCATTCCCTAGAGGTTATTCTGCCGTTTCTTCAGGTGGCAAGGCCCGATGTGAAAATCGTACCCATTGCCATCGCTTCACCCTCTCCCGAGGTGCTTGCCCGTTGCGGCGCTGCGCTAGCGCGTTGCATACAGGCGCACGGAGCACCCGTGACCATGGTTGTCAGCACGGACATGAGCCACTACGTTTCGCACGAAGAGGCCAGACGCAATGACCTGCTCGCCCTTGCCATGATTGAATCCCTTGATCCCGAAGGGCTGTACAGCACAGTCCGTGAACATGGGATAACCATGTGCGGTGTATTGCCCATGACAGCGGGGCTGGTTGCCTGCAGGCTGCTCGGGGCAGACCGCGCATCTATCACCCGCTATGCCACATCTGGCGAGGTGAGCGGGGACATGGACAAGGTTGTCGGTTATGCCGGAGCGCTGGTGCATGCCCCGCATGCCGCATGCGCAGGGGCGTGA
- a CDS encoding WcbI family polysaccharide biosynthesis putative acetyltransferase produces MSRKLCIIHANCQGDPLRKLLMLHPQFGQEFEIVKYTNYLCEDIPDVQLQQCSLFLYQPLGEKWDDHASAALLARVNPAAVTAAIPNMLFKGYWPFWTNKSPIEFGDIFLDRLVDMGLEKKEILYICMHTDIAAKHDLAGLFEDSARREREKEQGCVVHTVDLILDLFRSEKLFNTINHPNRRLVLQVTEGVLAHLGFAPLPDVLTGAFQDPYPEFELPLHPQVAAFHQLPFGSASTLYNVFGKPRTYEEYAGLYVDCRALGIRDLSSYLHLV; encoded by the coding sequence ATGTCCAGAAAACTGTGTATCATCCACGCAAACTGTCAGGGAGATCCGCTCCGCAAGCTGCTCATGCTGCATCCGCAGTTCGGGCAGGAGTTCGAGATCGTCAAGTACACCAACTATCTGTGTGAAGATATTCCGGATGTCCAGTTGCAGCAGTGCTCCCTGTTTCTCTATCAGCCGCTGGGTGAAAAATGGGATGATCATGCCTCCGCCGCCCTTCTGGCGCGGGTGAACCCTGCAGCGGTCACCGCCGCCATTCCCAATATGCTGTTCAAGGGCTACTGGCCGTTCTGGACCAACAAAAGCCCCATCGAATTCGGCGATATCTTTCTGGACAGGCTTGTAGACATGGGGCTTGAGAAGAAAGAGATTCTCTATATATGCATGCATACGGACATTGCCGCAAAGCATGATCTGGCAGGGTTGTTCGAAGATTCCGCCCGCCGCGAGCGCGAGAAGGAGCAGGGCTGCGTGGTGCACACGGTGGATCTGATTCTGGATCTGTTCAGGTCGGAGAAGCTGTTCAATACCATCAATCATCCCAACAGGCGGCTTGTCCTGCAAGTGACGGAAGGCGTATTGGCCCATCTGGGCTTTGCTCCGCTGCCGGACGTGCTGACCGGCGCTTTTCAGGACCCGTATCCGGAATTCGAGCTGCCCCTGCATCCTCAGGTTGCGGCATTCCACCAACTGCCGTTCGGTAGTGCATCCACCTTGTACAACGTCTTCGGCAAGCCGCGAACCTACGAGGAATATGCGGGGTTGTATGTGGATTGCAGAGCGCTCGGCATACGCGATCTTTCCAGCTATCTGCACCTTGTGTGA
- a CDS encoding MOSC domain-containing protein: protein MNGTIVAVCTSTRTGEKKVPVQSVTLEKDFGIVGDVHGGTGRQVSLLAVESVDPMREKMPSLSDGDFAENLLVRGIPLARLLVGTKLRAGDGVEMEITQIGKKCHSKCNIHKTVGYCIMPTEGVFVRILSGGTLKPGDSIAVV, encoded by the coding sequence ATGAACGGAACCATCGTGGCTGTGTGCACCAGCACGCGGACGGGTGAGAAGAAAGTGCCTGTGCAGAGCGTTACGCTTGAAAAGGACTTCGGCATCGTAGGCGATGTGCATGGCGGCACCGGCAGACAGGTCAGCCTGCTGGCGGTAGAAAGTGTGGACCCCATGCGCGAGAAAATGCCTTCGCTGTCTGACGGTGATTTTGCGGAAAACCTGCTTGTGCGGGGCATTCCTCTTGCCAGACTTCTGGTGGGGACCAAGCTGCGCGCAGGAGACGGCGTGGAGATGGAAATCACCCAGATCGGCAAGAAGTGTCATTCCAAGTGTAATATCCACAAGACCGTGGGGTACTGCATTATGCCTACAGAGGGCGTATTCGTGCGCATCCTGTCCGGCGGCACGCTCAAGCCGGGCGACTCCATCGCCGTGGTGTAG
- a CDS encoding L,D-transpeptidase family protein: MRSALLSVLFLSIVMLALPVAGPCADSAAGWQARFEEHPGIPPSLVAVDKGAQQLFLMEHRSPLAVAAQYVCTTGQVVGDKKDEGDKKTPEGVYFVQRHIPSGLDFGLYGGMAYTLNYPNPMDLLRRKSGHGIWVHGRGHNIIPRETQGCVAMNNSDLLQLGPKLKPGTPVVLAQSIVDKAPQTTEEKKIASAIVNMTREWATAWGNRDPVMFEYYDGDAYTKSRSGDFAEFVATKTRLFNNLPWILNWIDDIYVLQGPDYWVSWFKQYYRAPNLTVQGYRRLYWHKDTEGNLLIAGMEWERADLDLEQDFLKAQKPSVDSFIEGWRTAWESANLKKYAESYTETASQGTRKGIDAIRDHKKGVWATAKPKKVRLTDMRYSIDSNGLTVEMVQNYSSSDGFGDKGIKTIVLRPYGISWRIESEDWRPL; the protein is encoded by the coding sequence ATGCGCTCCGCATTACTCTCGGTTCTGTTTCTGTCCATCGTCATGCTCGCCCTTCCCGTGGCGGGCCCCTGTGCAGACTCTGCAGCAGGCTGGCAAGCCCGCTTTGAAGAGCATCCGGGAATTCCTCCCTCGCTTGTCGCTGTGGACAAGGGAGCGCAGCAGCTCTTTCTGATGGAGCACAGGAGTCCGCTGGCCGTTGCAGCCCAGTACGTCTGTACCACCGGTCAGGTGGTGGGCGACAAGAAGGATGAGGGCGACAAGAAAACGCCGGAAGGCGTGTACTTTGTGCAGCGCCATATTCCCAGCGGCCTTGATTTCGGCCTGTATGGCGGCATGGCCTACACCCTGAACTATCCCAATCCCATGGACCTGCTCCGCAGGAAATCGGGCCACGGGATCTGGGTACACGGCCGAGGCCACAACATTATCCCGCGAGAAACGCAGGGGTGTGTGGCCATGAACAACTCCGACCTGCTGCAGCTTGGACCCAAGCTCAAGCCCGGCACCCCTGTTGTTCTGGCCCAATCCATTGTGGACAAGGCCCCGCAGACCACGGAAGAGAAGAAAATCGCCTCCGCCATCGTCAACATGACCCGCGAATGGGCAACCGCATGGGGCAACCGCGACCCTGTCATGTTCGAATATTACGACGGCGATGCATACACCAAGTCCCGCTCCGGCGATTTTGCCGAGTTCGTGGCGACCAAGACCCGGCTGTTCAACAACCTGCCCTGGATTCTGAACTGGATCGACGATATTTACGTGCTGCAGGGGCCGGACTACTGGGTATCGTGGTTCAAGCAATATTACCGCGCCCCCAACCTTACCGTGCAGGGCTACCGCCGCCTTTACTGGCACAAGGACACGGAAGGTAACCTGCTCATTGCCGGCATGGAATGGGAAAGGGCCGATCTTGACCTTGAACAGGACTTTCTTAAAGCCCAGAAGCCTAGCGTGGACAGTTTTATCGAAGGGTGGCGGACCGCGTGGGAATCTGCTAACCTTAAAAAGTACGCAGAAAGCTATACTGAAACTGCATCACAAGGTACACGCAAGGGTATAGACGCCATCCGCGACCATAAGAAGGGTGTATGGGCGACTGCCAAGCCTAAAAAAGTGCGCCTGACCGACATGCGCTACTCGATTGACAGCAACGGCCTGACCGTTGAAATGGTCCAAAACTACAGCAGTTCCGACGGATTCGGCGACAAGGGCATTAAAACCATTGTGCTGCGCCCCTATGGCATATCCTGGAGAATAGAAAGCGAAGACTGGAGACCGCTCTAG
- the pyrE gene encoding orotate phosphoribosyltransferase: MLELKKRLARILAEKSYREGDFTLASGKKSDYYFDCRQTALHPEGCWLIGQLFFDLLKDKDIHGVGGMTLGADPLVSSVAVISHEKGKPLPALIVRKQAKGHGTGQYVEGLANFTEGQTVYMLEDVVTTGGSVITAIERIEAAGLKVAGVCCVLDRQEGGREALQAKGYDLVSIFTRKELVELANA, translated from the coding sequence ATGCTTGAACTCAAAAAGCGCCTTGCGCGCATTCTCGCTGAAAAATCCTACCGCGAAGGCGATTTTACGCTCGCCTCCGGCAAGAAGAGCGACTACTACTTCGATTGTCGACAGACTGCATTGCACCCTGAAGGCTGCTGGCTCATCGGTCAGCTGTTCTTTGACCTGCTCAAGGACAAAGATATTCACGGCGTGGGCGGCATGACCCTCGGCGCTGACCCGCTTGTCAGCTCCGTGGCTGTCATCTCCCACGAAAAGGGCAAGCCGCTGCCCGCCCTTATCGTGCGCAAGCAGGCCAAGGGCCACGGCACCGGACAGTATGTTGAAGGTCTTGCCAACTTCACCGAAGGCCAGACTGTGTATATGCTTGAAGACGTTGTTACCACGGGGGGTTCCGTCATTACCGCCATCGAACGCATAGAAGCCGCAGGCCTCAAGGTCGCGGGGGTATGCTGCGTGCTCGACAGGCAGGAAGGCGGACGTGAAGCCCTGCAGGCAAAGGGGTACGATCTGGTGTCCATTTTCACCCGCAAAGAACTGGTGGAACTGGCGAACGCTTAG